A single Arcobacter sp. FWKO B DNA region contains:
- a CDS encoding DNA cytosine methyltransferase codes for MMDKKFKVLDLFAGVGGLSYGFAHDDSFEIVAANEILPDMAKAYSLNHPTVKVYNCDIKDFGLKNLNSDLGISKGDIDLIVGGPPCQAFSTVGKRLIDDPRGKLFQEYYRVLKELNPNVFLFENVKGLLSMQKGELFKTILDLFESLGYKVQYKVLNSADYGVPQIRERVIIIGTKLGQQFEYPKPTHCNMDNDTIFSQDLKPYITLADAISDLPFIKSNEESFEYKSEPNNEFQRLMRKNAPRKLMDHNAPKNNEKLVKLMECLPDGGTPEDLPIELRPTSGFKNTYCRLWWERPATTITRNFSTPSSSRCIHPKAPRPLTTREGARIQCFPDEYIFYGSRSSKNLQIGNAVPTFLSIALKDSIKQHLKTEDKVIENDYNMQENNRLQIKEAS; via the coding sequence ATGATGGATAAAAAATTTAAAGTATTAGACCTCTTTGCTGGAGTTGGTGGATTGAGTTATGGTTTTGCTCATGATGATAGCTTTGAAATAGTCGCTGCAAATGAAATTTTACCTGATATGGCAAAGGCGTACTCATTAAACCATCCAACAGTCAAAGTATATAATTGCGATATAAAAGATTTTGGACTTAAAAATCTTAATAGCGACTTAGGCATTAGCAAAGGTGATATTGATTTAATAGTTGGAGGCCCTCCTTGTCAGGCATTTTCAACAGTTGGCAAAAGGCTTATTGATGACCCCAGAGGAAAGCTTTTTCAAGAGTATTATAGGGTATTAAAAGAATTAAATCCTAATGTATTTTTGTTTGAAAATGTTAAAGGGCTTTTGTCGATGCAAAAAGGAGAGCTATTTAAAACAATTTTAGATCTTTTTGAATCTTTAGGTTATAAAGTACAGTACAAAGTATTAAACTCAGCTGATTATGGTGTTCCTCAAATAAGAGAAAGAGTAATTATAATCGGCACAAAATTAGGGCAACAATTTGAATATCCAAAACCAACACATTGTAATATGGACAATGATACGATCTTTAGTCAAGATTTAAAGCCATATATAACACTAGCAGATGCAATAAGTGATTTGCCATTTATTAAAAGTAACGAAGAAAGTTTTGAGTATAAGAGTGAGCCAAATAACGAATTTCAAAGATTAATGAGAAAAAATGCACCTAGAAAATTAATGGATCATAATGCTCCAAAAAACAATGAAAAATTAGTGAAACTTATGGAATGCTTACCTGATGGAGGAACACCAGAAGATTTACCTATAGAATTACGACCAACTAGTGGATTTAAAAATACATATTGTAGACTATGGTGGGAGCGACCAGCTACAACTATTACAAGAAATTTTAGTACACCATCATCTTCAAGGTGTATTCATCCTAAAGCACCTAGACCACTAACAACAAGAGAAGGAGCAAGGATACAATGTTTCCCAGATGAGTATATTTTTTATGGTTCTAGGAGTTCTAAAAACCTACAAATAGGAAATGCTGTACCTACTTTTTTGTCAATAGCATTGAAAGATTCAATTAAACAACACTTGAAAACAGAAGATAAAGTGATAGAAAATGATTATAACATGCAAGAGAATAATAGACTTCAAATTAAAGAAGCAAGTTAG
- the carA gene encoding glutamine-hydrolyzing carbamoyl-phosphate synthase small subunit, which produces MQKVWLYLENGMFFEANSFGASGTSVGEIVFNTSLTGYQEIITDPSYAGQFITFTMPEIGNVGVNKDDNESSKPHCSGVIVRAYNEEYSNYRAEGSLANMLKEHNIIGICDIDTRHITKTLRESGAMMMIASTEISSKEELAKKLQASPRIEDINYIKIVSTKEAYVHKSGAWNPEKLAYNPAMMSNKKVVVLDFGVKRNILNELVESGLEVEVIPSTFSGDDLIARYEAGEIGGVFLSNGPGDPLTLTEEVAEVRKLLDKNIPIFAICLGHQMLSIAHGYDTYKLKFGQHGGNHPVANKGVVEITAQNHNYSVPDNIDEVAEITHINLFDNTIEGVKYKNKPIFSVQHHPEASPGPHESKYVFAEFADMVKESK; this is translated from the coding sequence ATGCAAAAAGTTTGGTTATATTTAGAAAATGGGATGTTTTTTGAGGCAAATTCATTTGGTGCTAGTGGGACTAGTGTTGGGGAAATAGTATTTAATACATCTCTCACTGGCTATCAAGAGATTATCACAGATCCAAGTTATGCTGGGCAATTTATCACATTTACTATGCCAGAAATTGGAAATGTAGGTGTAAATAAAGATGATAACGAAAGCTCAAAACCTCATTGTAGTGGTGTAATTGTAAGAGCTTATAATGAAGAGTACTCAAACTATAGAGCTGAGGGTTCTTTAGCAAATATGTTAAAAGAGCATAATATCATAGGTATTTGTGATATAGATACAAGACATATCACAAAAACACTAAGAGAAAGTGGTGCTATGATGATGATAGCATCAACTGAAATTAGCTCAAAAGAAGAACTTGCAAAAAAACTCCAAGCAAGCCCAAGAATTGAAGATATCAACTATATCAAAATAGTAAGTACAAAAGAAGCTTATGTACATAAAAGCGGTGCATGGAATCCAGAAAAACTAGCATATAACCCTGCTATGATGAGCAACAAAAAAGTAGTAGTACTTGACTTTGGTGTAAAAAGAAATATATTAAACGAACTAGTAGAAAGTGGACTTGAAGTAGAAGTAATCCCTTCAACTTTCAGTGGGGATGATTTGATAGCTAGATATGAAGCTGGAGAAATTGGTGGAGTATTTTTGAGCAACGGTCCAGGTGATCCACTAACTCTTACAGAAGAAGTGGCAGAAGTTAGAAAACTACTTGATAAAAACATCCCAATATTTGCTATTTGTCTAGGTCACCAAATGCTTAGTATTGCTCATGGATATGACACATACAAGCTTAAATTTGGACAACACGGTGGTAACCACCCTGTAGCCAACAAAGGTGTAGTAGAAATAACAGCACAAAACCACAACTATAGTGTACCAGATAATATAGATGAAGTAGCAGAGATTACACATATCAATCTATTTGACAACACTATAGAAGGTGTAAAATACAAAAATAAACCAATATTTTCTGTACAACACCACCCAGAAGCTAGTCCAGGACCACATGAGAGCAAATATGTGTTTGCTGAGTTTGCTGATATGGTAAAAGAGTCTAAGTAA
- a CDS encoding DUF507 family protein, with translation MKIKLQHTPYLSQKIARDLLSCDFVEVRKDKDSIIAEIERIIDADIENENSLDEKVNALLEKKEGDIEFYQADYKQLFWMAKKRLANENGVILNLEDRFSDIAHKIIDFLWEEDFIHFTVSDNQVKNIIVGSFEEFVKGFEDADKSVYEKIKNYKRKLIPGSEDYQLVYNRLYEEELGKRGLL, from the coding sequence ATGAAGATTAAACTACAGCATACACCATATTTATCACAAAAAATCGCAAGAGATTTATTAAGTTGTGATTTTGTTGAGGTAAGAAAAGACAAAGATAGTATTATCGCTGAAATAGAAAGAATAATAGATGCTGATATAGAAAATGAGAACTCTTTAGATGAAAAAGTAAATGCATTATTAGAAAAAAAAGAGGGTGATATAGAGTTTTATCAAGCTGACTATAAACAACTTTTTTGGATGGCAAAAAAAAGACTTGCAAATGAAAATGGAGTAATTTTAAACCTTGAAGATAGATTTAGCGATATAGCACATAAAATTATAGATTTTTTATGGGAAGAGGATTTTATCCACTTTACGGTAAGTGACAATCAAGTGAAAAATATTATAGTTGGTTCATTTGAAGAGTTTGTAAAAGGTTTTGAAGATGCTGATAAATCTGTATATGAGAAAATTAAAAACTATAAAAGAAAATTAATTCCTGGAAGTGAAGATTATCAATTAGTATATAATAGATTATATGAAGAAGAGTTAGGAAAAAGAGGGTTGTTGTAG
- a CDS encoding adenylosuccinate synthase yields MRADLIVGIQWGDEGKGKIVDMLAQKYDVVCRYQGGHNAGHTIWVNGVRYALHLIPSGVLNPKAINIIGNGVVVSPADLIKEMKQFDNLEGRLFISDKAHLILSYHSTIDKAKEALKGDKAIGTTGKGIGPCYADKINRGGHRVGELLHPSTLVAKITEYFEHNRAIFDALNIQTPTATELFEEIEEYREKLAPYIANTTNMVWNFLDSDKKVLLEGAQGTMLDIDHGTYPFVTSSNTISAGACSGLGLNPKQIGKVTGIVKAYCTRVGNGPFPTEDFGDAGKTMAEVGKEKGTTTGRLRRCGWFDAVLVKYAAKLNGCDDLSLMKLDVLDGFETIKVCTAYEIDGKVIDFVPSDLDNVKPIYEEVKGWKSVVGVRNYDDLPIEAKEYIEMIERVTGVRVGIISTSPERDDTIIR; encoded by the coding sequence ATGAGAGCAGATTTAATAGTCGGAATTCAATGGGGAGATGAGGGTAAAGGTAAAATAGTAGATATGCTTGCCCAAAAATATGATGTAGTATGTAGGTATCAAGGTGGACATAATGCTGGACATACTATTTGGGTAAATGGTGTAAGATATGCTCTACATCTAATCCCTTCAGGTGTTTTAAATCCAAAAGCTATCAATATAATCGGAAATGGTGTGGTTGTAAGTCCAGCTGATTTGATAAAAGAGATGAAACAGTTTGATAATCTAGAGGGAAGACTTTTTATTAGTGATAAAGCTCACTTGATTCTTTCATATCACTCAACTATAGATAAAGCAAAAGAAGCACTTAAAGGTGATAAGGCAATAGGTACTACAGGAAAAGGTATTGGACCATGTTATGCTGATAAGATAAATAGAGGTGGACATAGAGTTGGTGAACTTTTACATCCAAGTACTCTTGTTGCAAAAATTACAGAATATTTTGAGCATAACCGTGCTATATTTGATGCATTAAATATCCAAACTCCAACAGCAACTGAGCTTTTTGAAGAGATTGAAGAATATAGAGAAAAATTAGCTCCTTATATAGCAAATACAACAAATATGGTTTGGAACTTCTTAGATAGTGACAAAAAAGTATTACTAGAAGGTGCACAAGGAACAATGCTTGATATTGACCATGGTACATACCCATTTGTTACAAGTTCAAATACAATAAGTGCAGGGGCTTGTAGTGGGCTTGGTCTTAATCCAAAACAAATAGGTAAAGTAACTGGTATTGTTAAAGCATATTGTACAAGGGTAGGAAATGGACCTTTCCCTACAGAGGACTTTGGTGACGCTGGTAAAACTATGGCTGAAGTTGGAAAAGAAAAAGGGACAACTACAGGAAGACTTAGAAGATGTGGTTGGTTTGATGCAGTACTTGTGAAATATGCAGCTAAATTAAATGGTTGTGATGATTTATCTTTAATGAAACTAGATGTTCTAGATGGATTTGAAACTATTAAAGTTTGTACAGCATATGAGATTGATGGTAAAGTAATTGATTTTGTTCCAAGTGATTTGGATAATGTAAAGCCAATTTATGAAGAAGTAAAAGGTTGGAAGAGTGTAGTAGGTGTAAGAAACTATGATGATTTACCAATTGAAGCAAAAGAATATATAGAAATGATAGAAAGAGTAACTGGTGTAAGAGTTGGAATAATCTCAACAAGTCCAGAAAGAGATGATACTATAATAAGATAA
- a CDS encoding ATP phosphoribosyltransferase regulatory subunit, which translates to MIFEHEIPKGARLYFGKLARQKRELESSLSEMLLKNGFEEIVTPNFSYGQHQSIDDVKKLIKFFDEENNEVALRADSTLDVVRIITKRLGRTTSHKKWFYVQPVFSYPSNEHYQIGCEWIGHDDISDIISLSLDVVKRLNINATLQISNINIPKIISEDFGIDIELFKNNDVSTLYALNIDWLNKLIEIDSKDDITQSLLNSMPESIKAEVEKLKNIAMFQMYDNIVISPLYYGSMKYYDDIYYRIVDGNHTIMIGGSYKSEEIDSLGFALYTDNVLKILDN; encoded by the coding sequence GTGATTTTTGAACATGAAATCCCAAAGGGTGCTAGATTATATTTTGGTAAACTTGCTCGTCAAAAAAGGGAACTTGAATCAAGCTTAAGTGAAATGCTTTTAAAAAATGGATTTGAAGAGATTGTAACTCCAAATTTTTCTTATGGGCAACATCAAAGTATAGATGATGTAAAAAAACTTATAAAGTTTTTTGATGAAGAAAACAATGAGGTAGCTCTTAGAGCTGATTCTACCCTTGATGTAGTAAGAATTATAACAAAAAGACTAGGTCGTACTACAAGCCATAAAAAATGGTTTTATGTACAGCCAGTTTTTAGTTATCCATCAAATGAGCACTACCAAATTGGGTGTGAGTGGATAGGTCATGATGATATATCAGATATTATTTCACTTAGTTTAGATGTTGTAAAAAGATTAAATATTAATGCAACACTTCAAATTTCAAATATCAATATACCAAAAATAATATCAGAAGATTTTGGGATAGATATAGAGTTGTTTAAAAACAATGATGTATCTACATTATATGCATTAAATATAGATTGGCTAAACAAGCTTATTGAAATAGACTCAAAAGATGATATAACACAGAGTTTATTAAATAGTATGCCAGAGAGTATAAAAGCAGAAGTAGAAAAGTTAAAAAATATTGCAATGTTTCAAATGTATGATAATATAGTGATATCGCCACTATATTATGGCTCAATGAAATATTATGATGATATTTACTATAGGATAGTTGATGGTAACCATACTATAATGATAGGTGGAAGTTATAAAAGTGAAGAGATTGATTCACTAGGGTTTGCATTATATACTGATAATGTATTAAAAATTTTAGATAATTAA
- a CDS encoding pyridoxal-phosphate-dependent aminotransferase family protein, whose product MLLTPGPTPVPEFVRVAMSGETIHHRTPEFEAIFAKTRELLIELFGMDEAVMLASSGTGAMEACVTNLTHKKALTVNSGKFGERFGKICDAYNIPKVELKYEWDTPCDINDVKKALEDNSDIDAIFIQICESAGGLRHPVEEIAKLAKSKNPNIMIVADGITAIGVEKIDVTNLDAVITGSQKALMLPPGLAMIGLSKAAVAKIEAKPFGYYLNLKTEIKKQRENTTAWTAATTLTIGLKAILEHIKATGYDKLYANTASRAKATREALKAIGLDIYPKTPADSMTTIISEHTSKIRKILKEEFDVNIAGGQDHLKGKIFRINHMGLVADYEAAWAVNAVELALDKIGVRKFDGTANQIFNKIYFGV is encoded by the coding sequence ATGTTATTAACACCTGGACCTACCCCTGTACCTGAGTTTGTAAGAGTTGCTATGAGTGGAGAAACTATTCACCACAGAACTCCTGAATTTGAAGCAATTTTTGCTAAAACTAGAGAATTATTGATTGAACTTTTTGGAATGGATGAAGCTGTTATGCTTGCATCAAGTGGAACAGGAGCTATGGAAGCTTGTGTAACAAACCTTACACATAAAAAAGCTTTGACAGTAAATTCTGGAAAATTTGGTGAGAGATTTGGCAAAATCTGTGATGCTTACAATATCCCAAAAGTTGAATTAAAATATGAGTGGGATACTCCTTGTGATATAAATGATGTAAAAAAAGCATTAGAAGACAATAGTGATATAGATGCAATTTTTATCCAAATATGTGAAAGTGCTGGAGGATTGAGACATCCTGTTGAAGAGATAGCAAAACTAGCTAAATCAAAAAATCCAAATATTATGATAGTTGCTGATGGAATAACTGCTATTGGTGTTGAAAAAATTGATGTGACAAATTTAGATGCGGTTATTACTGGAAGTCAAAAAGCACTTATGCTTCCACCAGGGCTTGCTATGATAGGTCTTAGCAAAGCAGCGGTTGCAAAAATAGAGGCTAAACCTTTTGGATATTATTTAAATCTAAAAACAGAAATCAAAAAACAAAGAGAAAATACAACAGCTTGGACTGCTGCTACAACACTTACTATAGGATTAAAAGCTATATTAGAGCATATAAAAGCAACAGGTTATGATAAACTATATGCAAATACTGCTTCAAGAGCAAAGGCTACAAGAGAAGCTTTAAAAGCTATTGGACTTGATATCTATCCAAAAACTCCAGCTGATTCTATGACTACTATTATAAGTGAGCACACAAGTAAAATCAGAAAAATATTGAAAGAAGAGTTTGATGTAAATATAGCAGGTGGACAAGACCATCTAAAAGGTAAGATTTTTAGGATAAATCATATGGGTCTAGTTGCTGATTATGAAGCAGCATGGGCTGTAAATGCAGTAGAACTTGCACTTGATAAAATAGGTGTTAGAAAATTTGATGGTACAGCAAATCAAATATTTAATAAAATATATTTTGGAGTATAG